The sequence TTTGATCGTCGTTTGGGTGCTTTGGTTCATCGACATTACCAGTCGAGGGATGACGGTAAAGACGATCCCGATGATCACCATCGACAATATCAGTTCAATTAATGTGAGACCTTTTCTCATCGAAAGAGTTTTACCCCTTTGTTGGTGATGTTTTTGGCAGGGGTCATATTAAAATCACTTCCTTCAAATGTACCGCTATTGACACCTTTGAGTCCACCGCTTATATCGGTATAGTCATAATTGAAACACGGGTGTTGGCTGCATTCACTACCGAGGGCATAACTGTAATTGTATTTGGAAGAGTACCACAGCCATTGAGGGATATCCAAATGGACGGTCTGATCATGAGCTGAAGTCACGGTGACTTTTTGCAGCCCGTCGATAGGCAATGAAGAGACATCGATATCATTTCCTCCGGCGATGAATCCTCCTTGTATGATATTCCCCACTTCAGCGGAGTCGTGATTGAGGTTTCGGTACCAGTGGAGGATATTTTGGGGCATTCCGCTCACATATCCAGTTGTGACAGTGCTATAGACTTCAAACTCGATAGGATTCGGTGCGGAAGCTTCATTGGTCGTAATATCATAGGCACGTACTCGGCCGTAAATGAAAGTGGCATTTTTATCCAGTCCCGAAGCGTTAAGATCGATTACTCCACCATTGTAACTTGTCTTGATATCCTTCAGCGTCAAGATAAAAGGGTTATACGGGAGGCTTGGTGAGCGAAGAAAATTAAATTTGAGGGAAAGGTTGGCATCTCCATTTTTAAACGAACTGTTTGTGATCGAAAAATACTGAGTATTGAACAGCGTTACGTAGCTTCTGTTTGTATCGGCAATCGCAGAGGTAGATCCGGTCGAGGCGCGGAGTGAAACGTTTACATCTGATGGATAGGTCCCGGCAGCAGTGAAATAGTACCCCTGCGGCACCGTTCCACCTGCACAATTGTCACTGAAGTTTTTAGTCACCGTGACACTGTCTTTGCTTAGTGCTTCGATTGTGGTATTTATTTCGATGTTCTGGGTACGGCTAGAGTCGAGATAGAGCCAGTTGAAGGGAGTAGAAAGAGGCGTTTTGAAACTGTTCAGGGTTGTTTTGAGTTCATAAGGGTTGATTGTGAGGGAAAGAGTTGCGTTGACGTCACACCCCAACCGTCCAAGACCGTAACTATCGAGTGCCGTTGTATTGCTGTTGGCGATACAGTCCCATGTTGTACCGGTTTGATCCGTCTGTGTCCATGTGTTGTCCTTGGCAAACACATTGATAGATCCAATGTCACGGGCCGTGAGGGTAGAGCTGTTTACGTCAGTGGCAAACACAAGACTGTATGGCTCGATCGCGGATAAAAATGTATTTTGGGTTGTACAGTTGGAATTGGGACTTTGGAGTGCCGTTGTAATACTGGTTATGCCGTTATAGTTTCCGCCTCCGTTTTGAGCTGACATGGTGACGCTTTCACCGGCTTTGATGGTCGAAGCAGAGAACGAATAGCCTGAAGGGCGGATAGACATTGTATCGCTGGAACAGTTGAGTTCACTGGCATTGGTTTCAACCATAAGTTTGATATTGGAATAGGCTTTTGTTGAATTGAGGGAAGGGATTGTAATCATCGGATTTGTTTGGTTGATATCAATAGAACCGCTCCATAAAATCGGAAGTCCTGTTGATGTAGCTGGACATGTTGCCCCGTTAACTGCATAGATCTTGGTGATCTTACGAGAGGGAATGTCTCCGGCATTGGTACATGCGACGGTAGCATTGACGTCGAATGCGATGTTGGCAATACGGGTATGGAGGCGATTACTTGGGGACATTGCCGGATCGATGCGATGATAGAGGTCGTATTGGAACGTGGTGCATTCGGATGTTCCACAAAAGGTACACGTACGAAGAGTGGAACTATTGTAGTTATATCCTGATGCTTCATTCGTGTAAATGGTGCTGATGTCCGAAGGAGATAGGATGTAATTGAAGATTTTGACTTCGTCAAGGCTGCCCATTAAATATTTGGGTGAACCGCCGGTGTCTTCGATTCGGCCGAGAGTGCTAAAAGCATTTCCTATCGTTCCGGTTCCTCCGGTTCCTGTCGCGTTCAGATTGCCATTGATGTAGATTTGCAGTTCACCGCTGGAAGCATCCCGTGTCAGGACAAAATGTCGCCATGTCCCGTCATTAATGGCAATCGTTGATTTAGCTTGAGTTCCGTCACCTTTTGCATTGAACCCGATTTTTCCACTGTTGTCAATCCAACCCCAAAAAATGTCGTTTTGACCTCCCGATTGTTCAATACCGATGATGCCAGGAGCAAGCCAGTTGGTATTGTTTCCGACTTGAGTCGTATTAAGCCAGAAACTCAGTGATGAGGTATCTCTGAGGATGTTTGCTGCGGCAGCTGGGATTGTGACATATTGGCTGGTCCCGTTGAGTGTCGTTCCCCGGCAAATTTTTCCCCCCGATACGGTGGTAAGATTGTTGAATGCGGTGCCGTTGTATCCGTTTCCACTCGAGTCCAGCACATCAGCAGACGTACCGCTCCACGAGCATTCATCGAAACGGTAGTCTGAAATCGGAGAACATACAGAACAGCTTCTGGGCGATCCATCCCAATTGTATCTGTTGGCCTGATTGGTATAGAGTGATTGTATTTGGGATGCTGTGAATGCACTGTTAAAGACGGTCATCTCATCCATGATACCCTGATAATCGTAAGTTTTATCAAAATATAAATGTGAAAATAGAATTAACAAAGAAGAATAGGAATATCTTTGTCCCAGAACTAATTGATTTGAGTCGATGTTTAATGACCCTGTCGGATAAGTTTTACAACTTTTTTGTGAACCGTTGATGTAAAGACATACATTGCTTCCGCTACGTGTTAATGCAATATGATCCCAGGTGCTATTGGTGAGCTCATTCGTGTTCAGAGAAAATGTTTGGGATGTGTCTTTGACAGAAACTCCGAGCTGATTGTTGCTGTTCAAATACACTCCAAATTCGTCTACAAAAGGGTTTAATAGATTCAGAGGTGTTGCCCGGACACCATCGATGATTTGCTGTCGTCCTCCTGTGCTGGAAGCTTTTATCCAAAAGCTGAGTGTCAGATCGCTGACACCGGATAGAAGACTGGACGGAAGATTGACGTAATCAGTGTTTCCATCAGTTGAGAAATCGCCTCCCTGGCAGACTTTTCCGCTGTTGACGAGGAGAGAATTGGCGGTTCCGGTATACGTTCCTCCCTGATCGGTGAATGTATCGGTACTGTTCCAATGGCATCGGTCCATCCGGTATTCGGCTCTTGGAATGATTGGTGTAAATGTGGCTGAAATGGTATATGTCTGTTTACCGTTTCTCGTGTTATACACCATGAGATTCACATCTCCTGGAAACATGAAAGAGTACGTTGCATTTGTGACCCCTCCGCTGCTGGTTGGACAGGTAGCGGAGTTTTGAGATCCGCTAAAGGCTACATTACCGGTAATGCTTATATCCAAGCGTCCCGCTGTTGTGGTATTAAAATAGAATTTGTCTGTGTTTCCGTTCCCTGAAATACTATCCGACTGCGAATAATTGTAAGTTGTGGAAGTAGCTGAAAACGTATACCTAAAGTTAGGAGAACAAACATCATCTCCAACTCCGGTTGAATAGGCGATAGCGATGAGCAACAGCAGCCGAAATATACTCATTGTTCTCTTTCCTTATTTGGACGATTGGTGTTCTTATTATAATACATTTCGTCCCTAATATCGGTAAAAGCCCTTTTCGCTATAATCACGCCACTCATTTGCATTCAGCAAGGGCAATGAGAAGAGATTACTATAGGAGTTTCGTATGAAACACGCATCCGCGGGCAAATACCGCCCTTATCCACAAGTTGATTTGCCAAACCGAGTTTGGCCATCTCGTACCATCACGCACGCCCCAATCTGGTGCAGTGTCGATCTTCGCGACGGAAACCAGGCGTTGATCACACCGATGAATTTGGATCAAAAACTTTCTCTTTTCAAACTCTTGCTGAAACTCGGATTTAAAAATATTGAAGTGGGATTCCCGTCCGCATCGAAGGTCGAATTTGACTTTTTGCGTACCTTGGTAGAGCAAAAATTGATTCCCGATGACGTGACGGTTCAGGTTCTCGTTCAGGCTCGGGAACACTTGATCGACAAGACGTTCGAAGCATTGGCGGGAGTCAAAAAAGCGATCGTCCATTTGTATAATTCGACGTCGGTCGCCCAGCGCAAGATCGTGTTCGGAAAAGAACAGGACGAGATTGTCGCATTGGCACTCGAAGGTGTCGATATGGTCAAAGCCCGTGCGGAAAAACACGACGGCGAGATCATGCTTGAATACTCTCCGGAGAGTTTTACGGGGACGGAGTTGGAATTTGCTGCCCGTATTTGTAATGCCGTGACGGATCGTTGGGAAATCAGTGCAAGCCGAAAAGTGGTGATCAACTTGCCTGCGACAGTCGAGATGGCGACACCGAACGTGTATGCCGATCAAATCGAGTGGATGAGCCGTCATTTGACGAATCGTGAGCACGTATTGATCTCGACGCACACCCACAATGACCGCGGAACCTCGGTTGCGGCGACGGAACTTGCATTGTTAGCAGGGGCAGACCGTGTCGAGGGGACATTGCTCAGCAACGGCGAGCGTACCGGAAACGTCGATATCATCACCTTGGCATTGAACATGTACACCCAAGGGGTTGATCCGGAGTTGGATTTCAGCGATTTGGAAACCGTCGTTCGCATCGTCGAAGAGTGCACCGATATGAAGACCCATGAGCGTCATCCGTATGTCGGAGAGTTGGTCTATACGGCGTTTTCAGGATCGCACCAAGATGCGATTAACAAAGGGTTGGCGTATCAGCGTGCCAAAGAGGATGCGTTCTGGGAAGTGCCGTACTTGCCGATCGACCCTCAGGATGTCGGCCGCAATTACGAGGGGATTATCCGTATCAATTCCCAATCGGGCAAAGGGGGCGTAGCCTATGTCCTCGAAGACAAATTCGAGTACTCGCTTCCGAAAAAAATGCATCCGGAAATCGGACGTATCGTTCAGCAGGTGACCGATGAAGCTGGGCGCGAGCTTACCGCAGATGAAATTTTAGAAATTTTCGAGAAGACCTATTTCGGCGAACCGCACGACATCGAGTTTGTTGATTATTCGGTCATTTCGGAGAGTGCGAAAGACAAATTGGTCAAATGTGTCCTCGAATATACCCATAACGGTAAGACGATCCGAAGCGAAGGACAGGGGAACGGTCCGATCGATGCGTGTAAAAATGCCCTGATGCAGGAGTATTCGCACAATTTTAAAGTCCTCTCCTACAGCGAGCATTCGCGAGGGGAGCTTTCCAGCGCCGAAGCGGTCGCTTATATCGAGATCCAAACGGAAAGTCTGGAGAAATTTTTCGGAGTCGGATGCGATAACGATATCACCGTTGCTTCGATCAAAGCGATGTTCAGCGCTCTCAATCGGGCATTTTCGTAACTATTCAGTCATTCCCAATTATATTGGGAATGATAAACTCTTTAATTGTCAATTTTCTATCGAAGTTTTAGTCATTCCATATTGATAATCAGCACATGCTTCAATTCCTTTTCCATCTTTTTTAAAATCTTTATCATAGCCATCTTTTAAATAGGTCAAAATATTTGTAAGATTCTTGATAGGCTCATTTAGTTTAAAATTAGTTGTAATCATAGGATTTGGATAAATTGGAGTATTGTTTTTAGAAGGTTCAGGTTTAATAATATTTTTCCGAGCTGCTCTAAGATGTGTATATAGAGTATTAATATGTAAATATACAAAATGAACATCCTGCAGTACATCATTATGAGAAATTGATACAATTTCCTGACTTTTTAACTCGTTCAACAGTTTCTAAATATCTTCTACACTATCAAAAATTCTATCAAGATCAAGATAAGTAATTTTCTCTTTGGATTTTTCATTTTCTAGTGAAATCAATCTCATTTTAATTAAGCATAATTGAAAAATGTATTTCTAACCTGATTTGAAATTTCTCGCTTTTTTATATTGATAGTAGTGTCAATATTTAAAATAACGGAATATGAAGCAAGAAGTGCAGAAGTGAGTATGCCAAACGCACCAATCAAAGATAAGTTTTCTTGCCAATTTTGGTATATTAAATACGATAATGATAACAATTAATATTAAAGCAAGACTTCTCAGTAGCATAATAATTGTGCTTGTTGGTATTCTTAGAAATAATATTTTTTGAATTTTTTTCATTTATTGCAATTTACGACGCAATCAGTGGAAACCGTTCAGGATGTTCGATAATATCAACGGTGAGGTCGATATCTAAATCTGGCCAGTATAAATGACCGTTTGAATAGCTCTCGACATTAGCAATCTTGGCTATAGAAGCGTCTTTAAACCACGGGAATGTTTCAAAAGACATAAATAGCTCTTTACCATCAGTTAGAATCCATACGCCGTTAGGGGAAATGTTGGTGATTTCAGTTTCCAAAATGTGCCTCCCAAGCTTTTTTAAATAAATCAAAATTTTCGATTGTCATTGTTTCAATCTCTTTCAAACGAACATTTGAAAGTTTATAACTCGTTGCAATTTCGACAGTCGGTTCAAGCCAAAGCTT is a genomic window of Sulfuricurvum sp. containing:
- a CDS encoding LamG domain-containing protein, with translation MSIFRLLLLIAIAYSTGVGDDVCSPNFRYTFSATSTTYNYSQSDSISGNGNTDKFYFNTTTAGRLDISITGNVAFSGSQNSATCPTSSGGVTNATYSFMFPGDVNLMVYNTRNGKQTYTISATFTPIIPRAEYRMDRCHWNSTDTFTDQGGTYTGTANSLLVNSGKVCQGGDFSTDGNTDYVNLPSSLLSGVSDLTLSFWIKASSTGGRQQIIDGVRATPLNLLNPFVDEFGVYLNSNNQLGVSVKDTSQTFSLNTNELTNSTWDHIALTRSGSNVCLYINGSQKSCKTYPTGSLNIDSNQLVLGQRYSYSSLLILFSHLYFDKTYDYQGIMDEMTVFNSAFTASQIQSLYTNQANRYNWDGSPRSCSVCSPISDYRFDECSWSGTSADVLDSSGNGYNGTAFNNLTTVSGGKICRGTTLNGTSQYVTIPAAAANILRDTSSLSFWLNTTQVGNNTNWLAPGIIGIEQSGGQNDIFWGWIDNSGKIGFNAKGDGTQAKSTIAINDGTWRHFVLTRDASSGELQIYINGNLNATGTGGTGTIGNAFSTLGRIEDTGGSPKYLMGSLDEVKIFNYILSPSDISTIYTNEASGYNYNSSTLRTCTFCGTSECTTFQYDLYHRIDPAMSPSNRLHTRIANIAFDVNATVACTNAGDIPSRKITKIYAVNGATCPATSTGLPILWSGSIDINQTNPMITIPSLNSTKAYSNIKLMVETNASELNCSSDTMSIRPSGYSFSASTIKAGESVTMSAQNGGGNYNGITSITTALQSPNSNCTTQNTFLSAIEPYSLVFATDVNSSTLTARDIGSINVFAKDNTWTQTDQTGTTWDCIANSNTTALDSYGLGRLGCDVNATLSLTINPYELKTTLNSFKTPLSTPFNWLYLDSSRTQNIEINTTIEALSKDSVTVTKNFSDNCAGGTVPQGYYFTAAGTYPSDVNVSLRASTGSTSAIADTNRSYVTLFNTQYFSITNSSFKNGDANLSLKFNFLRSPSLPYNPFILTLKDIKTSYNGGVIDLNASGLDKNATFIYGRVRAYDITTNEASAPNPIEFEVYSTVTTGYVSGMPQNILHWYRNLNHDSAEVGNIIQGGFIAGGNDIDVSSLPIDGLQKVTVTSAHDQTVHLDIPQWLWYSSKYNYSYALGSECSQHPCFNYDYTDISGGLKGVNSGTFEGSDFNMTPAKNITNKGVKLFR
- the leuA gene encoding 2-isopropylmalate synthase is translated as MKHASAGKYRPYPQVDLPNRVWPSRTITHAPIWCSVDLRDGNQALITPMNLDQKLSLFKLLLKLGFKNIEVGFPSASKVEFDFLRTLVEQKLIPDDVTVQVLVQAREHLIDKTFEALAGVKKAIVHLYNSTSVAQRKIVFGKEQDEIVALALEGVDMVKARAEKHDGEIMLEYSPESFTGTELEFAARICNAVTDRWEISASRKVVINLPATVEMATPNVYADQIEWMSRHLTNREHVLISTHTHNDRGTSVAATELALLAGADRVEGTLLSNGERTGNVDIITLALNMYTQGVDPELDFSDLETVVRIVEECTDMKTHERHPYVGELVYTAFSGSHQDAINKGLAYQRAKEDAFWEVPYLPIDPQDVGRNYEGIIRINSQSGKGGVAYVLEDKFEYSLPKKMHPEIGRIVQQVTDEAGRELTADEILEIFEKTYFGEPHDIEFVDYSVISESAKDKLVKCVLEYTHNGKTIRSEGQGNGPIDACKNALMQEYSHNFKVLSYSEHSRGELSSAEAVAYIEIQTESLEKFFGVGCDNDITVASIKAMFSALNRAFS
- a CDS encoding DUF2442 domain-containing protein; this translates as MIYLKKLGRHILETEITNISPNGVWILTDGKELFMSFETFPWFKDASIAKIANVESYSNGHLYWPDLDIDLTVDIIEHPERFPLIAS
- a CDS encoding DUF4160 domain-containing protein — translated: MPTVLKIKDYRFFFFSREEVRMHIHVICPDGEAKLWLEPTVEIATSYKLSNVRLKEIETMTIENFDLFKKAWEAHFGN